A stretch of the Ananas comosus cultivar F153 linkage group 14, ASM154086v1, whole genome shotgun sequence genome encodes the following:
- the LOC109720724 gene encoding mediator of RNA polymerase II transcription subunit 19a isoform X5, which produces MDPEGKKFGRGPRELTGAVDLISHYKLLAHHDFFCKRSLPVSISDTHYLHNVVGDTEIRKGEGMELDQLFQNTPYLRETAARIQQFDLDTLGQALQLRETAPIDLPSAEKGVPTVASKSRSDSKDKERKHKKHKDKDKEKDKEHKKHKHRHKDRSKDKDKEKKKDKSGHHDSGGDHSKKHHEKKRKHESNEDSAEIHKHKRIAVTCC; this is translated from the exons ATGGATCCAGAGGGCAAGAAGTTCGGAAGAG GGCCGAGGGAGCTTACTGGCGCTGTAGATTTAATAAGTCACTACAAGCTGTTAGCACATCACGATTTCTTTTGTAAAAGGTCTCTGCCGGTGTCAATTTCGGACACACACTACCTTCACAATGTTGTCGGAGATACGGAAATCCGAAAAGGAGAGGGAATGGAGTTAGATCAGCTCTTTCAGAACACACCATATTTGAGAGAAACCGCTGCTCGCATCCAGCAGTTCGACTTGGACACCCTCGGGCAAGCTCTGCAGCTGCGAGAAACAGCACCTATTGATTTGCCTTCT GCAGAGAAAGGAGTACCTACCGTCGCTTCTAAATCGAGAAGCGATTCCAAGGACAAAGAGAGGAAGCATAAAAAGCACAAGGACAAAGACAAGGAAAAGGACAAGGAGCACAAGAAGCACAAACATCGTCACAAGGATAGAAGCAAAGATAAAgacaaggagaaaaagaaggataaaaGTGGGCATCATGATTCTGGTGGCGACCATTCAAAGAAGCATCACGAGAAG AAGAGAAAGCATGAAAGCAATGAAGATTCGGCAGAAATTCACAAGCACAAGAGAA TCGCTGTCACGTGCTGTTGA
- the LOC109720724 gene encoding mediator of RNA polymerase II transcription subunit 19a isoform X1 yields the protein MDPEGKKFGRGPRELTGAVDLISHYKLLAHHDFFCKRSLPVSISDTHYLHNVVGDTEIRKGEGMELDQLFQNTPYLRETAARIQQFDLDTLGQALQLRETAPIDLPSAEKGVPTVASKSRSDSKDKERKHKKHKDKDKEKDKEHKKHKHRHKDRSKDKDKEKKKDKSGHHDSGGDHSKKHHEKKRKHESNEDSAEIHKHKRRALISVQHKSSKVDEVGG from the exons ATGGATCCAGAGGGCAAGAAGTTCGGAAGAG GGCCGAGGGAGCTTACTGGCGCTGTAGATTTAATAAGTCACTACAAGCTGTTAGCACATCACGATTTCTTTTGTAAAAGGTCTCTGCCGGTGTCAATTTCGGACACACACTACCTTCACAATGTTGTCGGAGATACGGAAATCCGAAAAGGAGAGGGAATGGAGTTAGATCAGCTCTTTCAGAACACACCATATTTGAGAGAAACCGCTGCTCGCATCCAGCAGTTCGACTTGGACACCCTCGGGCAAGCTCTGCAGCTGCGAGAAACAGCACCTATTGATTTGCCTTCT GCAGAGAAAGGAGTACCTACCGTCGCTTCTAAATCGAGAAGCGATTCCAAGGACAAAGAGAGGAAGCATAAAAAGCACAAGGACAAAGACAAGGAAAAGGACAAGGAGCACAAGAAGCACAAACATCGTCACAAGGATAGAAGCAAAGATAAAgacaaggagaaaaagaaggataaaaGTGGGCATCATGATTCTGGTGGCGACCATTCAAAGAAGCATCACGAGAAG AAGAGAAAGCATGAAAGCAATGAAGATTCGGCAGAAATTCACAAGCACAAGAGAA GAGCGTTGATATCTGTACAGCACAAGAGTTCAAAGGTCGATGAAGTGGGAGGATAA
- the LOC109720724 gene encoding mediator of RNA polymerase II transcription subunit 19a isoform X6, whose protein sequence is MDPEGKKFGRGPRELTGAVDLISHYKLLAHHDFFCKRSLPVSISDTHYLHNVVGDTEIRKGEGMELDQLFQNTPYLRETAARIQQFDLDTLGQALQLRETAPIDLPSAEKGVPTVASKSRSDSKDKERKHKKHKDKDKEKDKEHKKHKHRHKDRSKDKDKEKKKDKSGHHDSGGDHSKKHHEKKRKHESNEDSAEIHKHKRSKER, encoded by the exons ATGGATCCAGAGGGCAAGAAGTTCGGAAGAG GGCCGAGGGAGCTTACTGGCGCTGTAGATTTAATAAGTCACTACAAGCTGTTAGCACATCACGATTTCTTTTGTAAAAGGTCTCTGCCGGTGTCAATTTCGGACACACACTACCTTCACAATGTTGTCGGAGATACGGAAATCCGAAAAGGAGAGGGAATGGAGTTAGATCAGCTCTTTCAGAACACACCATATTTGAGAGAAACCGCTGCTCGCATCCAGCAGTTCGACTTGGACACCCTCGGGCAAGCTCTGCAGCTGCGAGAAACAGCACCTATTGATTTGCCTTCT GCAGAGAAAGGAGTACCTACCGTCGCTTCTAAATCGAGAAGCGATTCCAAGGACAAAGAGAGGAAGCATAAAAAGCACAAGGACAAAGACAAGGAAAAGGACAAGGAGCACAAGAAGCACAAACATCGTCACAAGGATAGAAGCAAAGATAAAgacaaggagaaaaagaaggataaaaGTGGGCATCATGATTCTGGTGGCGACCATTCAAAGAAGCATCACGAGAAG AAGAGAAAGCATGAAAGCAATGAAGATTCGGCAGAAATTCACAAGCACAAGAGAAGTAAG GAGCGTTGA
- the LOC109720724 gene encoding mediator of RNA polymerase II transcription subunit 19a isoform X2 yields MDPEGKKFGRGPRELTGAVDLISHYKLLAHHDFFCKRSLPVSISDTHYLHNVVGDTEIRKGEGMELDQLFQNTPYLRETAARIQQFDLDTLGQALQLRETAPIDLPSAEKGVPTVASKSRSDSKDKERKHKKHKDKDKEKDKEHKKHKHRHKDRSKDKDKEKKKDKSGHHDSGGDHSKKHHEKKRKHESNEDSAEIHKHKRSKHKSSKVDEVGG; encoded by the exons ATGGATCCAGAGGGCAAGAAGTTCGGAAGAG GGCCGAGGGAGCTTACTGGCGCTGTAGATTTAATAAGTCACTACAAGCTGTTAGCACATCACGATTTCTTTTGTAAAAGGTCTCTGCCGGTGTCAATTTCGGACACACACTACCTTCACAATGTTGTCGGAGATACGGAAATCCGAAAAGGAGAGGGAATGGAGTTAGATCAGCTCTTTCAGAACACACCATATTTGAGAGAAACCGCTGCTCGCATCCAGCAGTTCGACTTGGACACCCTCGGGCAAGCTCTGCAGCTGCGAGAAACAGCACCTATTGATTTGCCTTCT GCAGAGAAAGGAGTACCTACCGTCGCTTCTAAATCGAGAAGCGATTCCAAGGACAAAGAGAGGAAGCATAAAAAGCACAAGGACAAAGACAAGGAAAAGGACAAGGAGCACAAGAAGCACAAACATCGTCACAAGGATAGAAGCAAAGATAAAgacaaggagaaaaagaaggataaaaGTGGGCATCATGATTCTGGTGGCGACCATTCAAAGAAGCATCACGAGAAG AAGAGAAAGCATGAAAGCAATGAAGATTCGGCAGAAATTCACAAGCACAAGAGAAGTAAG CACAAGAGTTCAAAGGTCGATGAAGTGGGAGGATAA
- the LOC109720724 gene encoding mediator of RNA polymerase II transcription subunit 19a isoform X3 — MDPEGKKFGRGPRELTGAVDLISHYKLLAHHDFFCKRSLPVSISDTHYLHNVVGDTEIRKGEGMELDQLFQNTPYLRETAARIQQFDLDTLGQALQLRETAPIDLPSAEKGVPTVASKSRSDSKDKERKHKKHKDKDKEKDKEHKKHKHRHKDRSKDKDKEKKKDKSGHHDSGGDHSKKHHEKKRKHESNEDSAEIHKHKRSKSLSRAVED, encoded by the exons ATGGATCCAGAGGGCAAGAAGTTCGGAAGAG GGCCGAGGGAGCTTACTGGCGCTGTAGATTTAATAAGTCACTACAAGCTGTTAGCACATCACGATTTCTTTTGTAAAAGGTCTCTGCCGGTGTCAATTTCGGACACACACTACCTTCACAATGTTGTCGGAGATACGGAAATCCGAAAAGGAGAGGGAATGGAGTTAGATCAGCTCTTTCAGAACACACCATATTTGAGAGAAACCGCTGCTCGCATCCAGCAGTTCGACTTGGACACCCTCGGGCAAGCTCTGCAGCTGCGAGAAACAGCACCTATTGATTTGCCTTCT GCAGAGAAAGGAGTACCTACCGTCGCTTCTAAATCGAGAAGCGATTCCAAGGACAAAGAGAGGAAGCATAAAAAGCACAAGGACAAAGACAAGGAAAAGGACAAGGAGCACAAGAAGCACAAACATCGTCACAAGGATAGAAGCAAAGATAAAgacaaggagaaaaagaaggataaaaGTGGGCATCATGATTCTGGTGGCGACCATTCAAAGAAGCATCACGAGAAG AAGAGAAAGCATGAAAGCAATGAAGATTCGGCAGAAATTCACAAGCACAAGAGAAGTAAG TCGCTGTCACGTGCTGTTGAGGACTAG
- the LOC109720724 gene encoding mediator of RNA polymerase II transcription subunit 19a isoform X4: MDPEGKKFGRGPRELTGAVDLISHYKLLAHHDFFCKRSLPVSISDTHYLHNVVGDTEIRKGEGMELDQLFQNTPYLRETAARIQQFDLDTLGQALQLRETAPIDLPSAEKGVPTVASKSRSDSKDKERKHKKHKDKDKEKDKEHKKHKHRHKDRSKDKDKEKKKDKSGHHDSGGDHSKKHHEKKRKHESNEDSAEIHKHKRTQEFKGR, encoded by the exons ATGGATCCAGAGGGCAAGAAGTTCGGAAGAG GGCCGAGGGAGCTTACTGGCGCTGTAGATTTAATAAGTCACTACAAGCTGTTAGCACATCACGATTTCTTTTGTAAAAGGTCTCTGCCGGTGTCAATTTCGGACACACACTACCTTCACAATGTTGTCGGAGATACGGAAATCCGAAAAGGAGAGGGAATGGAGTTAGATCAGCTCTTTCAGAACACACCATATTTGAGAGAAACCGCTGCTCGCATCCAGCAGTTCGACTTGGACACCCTCGGGCAAGCTCTGCAGCTGCGAGAAACAGCACCTATTGATTTGCCTTCT GCAGAGAAAGGAGTACCTACCGTCGCTTCTAAATCGAGAAGCGATTCCAAGGACAAAGAGAGGAAGCATAAAAAGCACAAGGACAAAGACAAGGAAAAGGACAAGGAGCACAAGAAGCACAAACATCGTCACAAGGATAGAAGCAAAGATAAAgacaaggagaaaaagaaggataaaaGTGGGCATCATGATTCTGGTGGCGACCATTCAAAGAAGCATCACGAGAAG AAGAGAAAGCATGAAAGCAATGAAGATTCGGCAGAAATTCACAAGCACAAGAGAA CACAAGAGTTCAAAGGTCGATGA